Proteins encoded by one window of Myxocyprinus asiaticus isolate MX2 ecotype Aquarium Trade chromosome 35, UBuf_Myxa_2, whole genome shotgun sequence:
- the LOC127425983 gene encoding uncharacterized protein LOC127425983 isoform X1, producing MTINSVEKETGNGSNESKMTAKIAPGTWMLLKNKDVPQQIGGVDCGVLMLMYALHLVLGAPFDFTSCDIPNIRIWWNLILLENFGDFSESRETLQEALPSGEQATFSSSEELPVIRHMTEAVKWLYSNRHLLRGPVEEPLFLTMDEEDKEKALNNLPKSTFTFHFVFRDDMDLFLQECHDKMGMTIFFLFFIIISCSYIFIEMF from the exons atGACCATTAATTCTGTGGAGAAAGAAACAGGAAATGGTTCTAATGAAAG TAAGATGACAGCCAAAATTGCTCCTGGCACATGGATGCTACTGAAAAACAAG GATGTCCCCCAACAAATTGGTGGTGTGGACTGTGGAGTCCTCATGTTGATG tatGCTCTACATCTTGTTTTGggagcaccctttgattttacatCT TGTGACATTCCAAACATACGGATATGGTGGAATCTTATTCTTCTGGAGAACTTTGGGGATTTCTCTGAAAG CAGAGAAACCCTTCAAGAGGCCCTACCAAGTGGAGAACAAGCTACATTTAGCAGCAGTGAG GAGCTCCCAGTAATCCGACACATGACAGAAGCTGTGAAATGGCTCTATTCCAACAGACATCTGCTCAGGGGCCCAGTGGAAGAGCCTCTGTTCCTTACAATGGATGAAGAGGACAAGGAAAAGGCCCTCAACAATCTTCCAAAGAGCACcttcacatttcattttgtgttcaggGATGACATGGATTTATTTTTGCAGGAATGTCATGACAAAATGggcatgacaattttttttttattttttataataatatcttgtagttatatttttattgaaatgttttag
- the LOC127425983 gene encoding uncharacterized protein LOC127425983 isoform X2: MTINSVEKETGNGSNESKMTAKIAPGTWMLLKNKDVPQQIGGVDCGVLMLMYALHLVLGAPFDFTSCDIPNIRIWWNLILLENFGDFSERETLQEALPSGEQATFSSSEELPVIRHMTEAVKWLYSNRHLLRGPVEEPLFLTMDEEDKEKALNNLPKSTFTFHFVFRDDMDLFLQECHDKMGMTIFFLFFIIISCSYIFIEMF, encoded by the exons atGACCATTAATTCTGTGGAGAAAGAAACAGGAAATGGTTCTAATGAAAG TAAGATGACAGCCAAAATTGCTCCTGGCACATGGATGCTACTGAAAAACAAG GATGTCCCCCAACAAATTGGTGGTGTGGACTGTGGAGTCCTCATGTTGATG tatGCTCTACATCTTGTTTTGggagcaccctttgattttacatCT TGTGACATTCCAAACATACGGATATGGTGGAATCTTATTCTTCTGGAGAACTTTGGGGATTTCTCTGAAAG AGAAACCCTTCAAGAGGCCCTACCAAGTGGAGAACAAGCTACATTTAGCAGCAGTGAG GAGCTCCCAGTAATCCGACACATGACAGAAGCTGTGAAATGGCTCTATTCCAACAGACATCTGCTCAGGGGCCCAGTGGAAGAGCCTCTGTTCCTTACAATGGATGAAGAGGACAAGGAAAAGGCCCTCAACAATCTTCCAAAGAGCACcttcacatttcattttgtgttcaggGATGACATGGATTTATTTTTGCAGGAATGTCATGACAAAATGggcatgacaattttttttttattttttataataatatcttgtagttatatttttattgaaatgttttag
- the LOC127425983 gene encoding uncharacterized protein LOC127425983 isoform X3 — translation MTAKIAPGTWMLLKNKDVPQQIGGVDCGVLMLMYALHLVLGAPFDFTSCDIPNIRIWWNLILLENFGDFSESRETLQEALPSGEQATFSSSEELPVIRHMTEAVKWLYSNRHLLRGPVEEPLFLTMDEEDKEKALNNLPKSTFTFHFVFRDDMDLFLQECHDKMGMTIFFLFFIIISCSYIFIEMF, via the exons ATGACAGCCAAAATTGCTCCTGGCACATGGATGCTACTGAAAAACAAG GATGTCCCCCAACAAATTGGTGGTGTGGACTGTGGAGTCCTCATGTTGATG tatGCTCTACATCTTGTTTTGggagcaccctttgattttacatCT TGTGACATTCCAAACATACGGATATGGTGGAATCTTATTCTTCTGGAGAACTTTGGGGATTTCTCTGAAAG CAGAGAAACCCTTCAAGAGGCCCTACCAAGTGGAGAACAAGCTACATTTAGCAGCAGTGAG GAGCTCCCAGTAATCCGACACATGACAGAAGCTGTGAAATGGCTCTATTCCAACAGACATCTGCTCAGGGGCCCAGTGGAAGAGCCTCTGTTCCTTACAATGGATGAAGAGGACAAGGAAAAGGCCCTCAACAATCTTCCAAAGAGCACcttcacatttcattttgtgttcaggGATGACATGGATTTATTTTTGCAGGAATGTCATGACAAAATGggcatgacaattttttttttattttttataataatatcttgtagttatatttttattgaaatgttttag